A region of Streptomyces sp. NBC_01267 DNA encodes the following proteins:
- a CDS encoding nucleotide sugar dehydrogenase — protein sequence MPVLPGTGVRSGPGEFAPQESPTPPAPPAHLGRAVVVGQGYVGLSLAVRAAESGYAVVGYDVDKERVTRLVAGDSYIEDFTSGRLRPLLTSGAYRASRDPADCESFDIAVITVPTPLRDGLPDLSYITESTRMVGGFLRRGATVVLESTTYPGTTEELVTPLLEAASGLVAGRDFHLGYSPERIDPGNTRWHLENTPKVVSGVDGASLRHVEAFYRAIVETTVPVSNCRTAELSKLLENTFRHVNIALVNELAVFAHELGIDVWEAIDAAATKPHGFLRFVPGPGVGGHCLPVDPSYLSWWAERAAGRTFRFVELANDVNSHMPDYVVRRLTDALARRGTAVDGARILLLGLSYKADTSDARKTPAARIAELLLARGADVSAADPHVAHSVPPASGVLDRVRRVTAGAGELSAADAVVLLADHKAFDYDLIAARSSYVLDCRHRLGGANVDVL from the coding sequence ATGCCTGTACTGCCCGGCACGGGCGTCCGGAGCGGCCCCGGGGAATTCGCCCCGCAGGAATCGCCGACCCCACCGGCCCCTCCGGCACACCTCGGCCGGGCGGTCGTCGTCGGCCAGGGCTATGTGGGGCTGTCCCTGGCCGTCCGCGCGGCCGAGTCCGGGTACGCGGTCGTCGGGTACGACGTGGACAAGGAACGGGTCACCCGGCTCGTGGCCGGGGACTCGTACATCGAGGACTTCACCTCCGGGCGGCTCCGCCCGCTGCTGACCTCCGGGGCCTACCGCGCGAGCCGGGACCCGGCCGACTGCGAGAGCTTCGACATCGCGGTCATCACCGTGCCCACACCACTGCGCGACGGGTTGCCCGACCTGTCGTACATCACCGAGTCGACCCGGATGGTGGGCGGCTTCCTCCGGCGGGGAGCCACCGTCGTACTGGAGTCGACCACCTATCCCGGGACGACCGAGGAACTCGTCACCCCGCTGCTGGAGGCGGCGTCCGGGCTCGTCGCGGGCCGGGACTTCCACCTCGGGTACAGCCCGGAGCGCATCGACCCCGGTAACACCCGCTGGCACCTGGAGAACACCCCCAAAGTGGTCTCCGGGGTGGACGGGGCCTCGCTGCGACACGTCGAGGCCTTCTACCGGGCGATCGTGGAAACGACGGTTCCGGTCAGCAACTGCCGTACCGCCGAGCTGTCCAAGCTCCTGGAGAACACCTTCCGCCATGTGAACATCGCCCTGGTCAATGAACTCGCCGTGTTCGCCCACGAACTGGGCATCGACGTGTGGGAGGCGATCGACGCCGCCGCGACCAAGCCCCACGGTTTCCTGCGGTTCGTCCCCGGTCCGGGCGTCGGCGGGCACTGTCTGCCGGTCGACCCGTCGTATCTGTCCTGGTGGGCCGAGCGCGCAGCCGGCCGGACCTTCCGCTTCGTCGAACTCGCCAATGACGTCAACAGCCACATGCCCGACTACGTGGTGCGGCGGCTCACCGACGCCCTCGCCCGGCGCGGAACAGCCGTCGACGGGGCCCGGATCCTGCTGCTGGGGCTGTCCTACAAGGCCGATACCAGCGACGCCCGGAAGACCCCCGCCGCCCGCATCGCCGAACTCCTCCTCGCGAGAGGGGCGGACGTGAGCGCGGCGGACCCGCATGTCGCCCACTCGGTTCCCCCGGCCTCCGGCGTGCTGGACCGGGTCCGCCGGGTGACGGCCGGTGCCGGGGAACTGTCGGCCGCCGACGCCGTGGTCCTGCTCGCGGACCACAAGGCGTTCGACTACGACCTGATCGCCGCGCGCTCGTCCTACGTACTGGACTGCCGCCACCGGCTCGGCGGCGCGAACGTCGACGTTCTCTGA
- a CDS encoding CHAT domain-containing protein, with product MLVLRAGALAPSLFATSVAELQHDATASAASLVEEARLAGAFASGRFGGNVVVLPRRLLPFVLSRDTERDLADPDAACAELAPYGAPTVDNYRIFLVNAAAELAGSGVRELLYAVTVTMPDQLADLVRTHPRLTADTLVRDAGAGELREAVGTPLETPLRLRQGLLEDLCGGRTPVGAAIERYAAAMAAFGQGLRARLYEICDQVRGTDSPEIIPLAREALELAGQTGEMEVEGELAARLGGLLVSSLHTAHPADPAEVVRVLQLSLARLPEGTLQWAEVVANLAAAQYFRDDGDRIEHWESARDLLARATAAVDRRAHGEFWARVQTNYGLVLGQRPGGGPADLTVGIEHIQAGLGERSPERNRVDWAYSLINLGLLLFRRGEPGDLEQAERCYRDALGQLRPEDDPVLWSQLQCNLADLLLALARDAADPRGAQAAATAVVAFDTAHPGLLDISRATWLLARTADLLDGPGSAEGLRLRRTALASVPPRVFPFLHLSIAREAVDALAAAEDWGDAADVASGMLTAVHALYDAQITAVGRRGVLLLTRGTARQAAFLLARAGRPERAVEAIERGLARELSAVAGRDTVDLAALEGVDPLLARRYREARERYRVVVAGVEGADAEPTRGFVTSDGGFVPSAGGFVASMGAQAAAERGVRTVVEEIQAIPGFEGFLRTTEVADVVRAAAGMPLAYLVNSVWGSCVLVVPRDARTGVRAVFVPEVTSSSIVRLLALDLEAPEAGLFLVQQAGALKRRRELPGAVDRLRGLAPLLRPLAGLLAEDPRHEVVVVPTGLLGQVPLHAVPVGEGGELLDDLGTSALAPSAGAYAASRVAAGRPPSPVPRLVAVSDPDGSLPGARSELAEIRGLFEAGGEAVSAVGDDATVEWLLGHLAEASYLHLCCHGSAELIGQGGTLALADGTLDLGVLARHQLPYCRLVVAGACQSGRYEVIDAPDEFVGLPGGFLQAGAACVITSLWQVNDLATALLMTRLYELLAPVGGAHGEPPVSALRAARTWLRRLTWSGLARYTDAHPHLAALAGRYARPEHHADERPFASPVHWAAFTAWGV from the coding sequence ATGCTGGTGCTGCGGGCCGGGGCGCTCGCACCGTCGTTGTTCGCCACCTCCGTCGCGGAGCTCCAGCACGATGCCACCGCGAGCGCGGCCTCGCTGGTGGAGGAGGCGCGGCTCGCCGGGGCCTTCGCCAGTGGCCGGTTCGGCGGGAACGTGGTCGTGTTGCCGCGCAGGCTGCTGCCGTTCGTGCTGAGTCGGGACACGGAACGGGATCTGGCGGACCCCGATGCGGCGTGCGCGGAGTTGGCACCGTACGGGGCGCCGACGGTGGACAACTACCGGATCTTCCTGGTCAACGCGGCGGCGGAGTTGGCCGGATCCGGTGTCCGGGAGCTGCTGTACGCCGTCACCGTGACCATGCCGGACCAGCTCGCCGATCTGGTCCGGACGCATCCACGGCTCACCGCGGACACCCTGGTGCGCGACGCCGGGGCGGGGGAGCTGCGCGAGGCCGTCGGCACTCCGCTGGAGACTCCGCTGCGGCTGCGGCAGGGGTTGCTGGAGGATCTGTGCGGGGGCCGTACGCCCGTGGGCGCGGCGATCGAGCGCTACGCAGCGGCGATGGCAGCCTTCGGGCAGGGGCTGCGGGCCCGGCTGTACGAGATTTGCGACCAGGTTCGGGGCACGGATAGCCCGGAGATCATTCCTCTCGCGCGCGAAGCACTCGAACTCGCCGGGCAGACGGGCGAGATGGAAGTCGAGGGCGAACTCGCAGCACGGCTGGGTGGGTTGTTGGTGTCTTCCCTGCATACGGCCCATCCTGCCGACCCAGCCGAAGTGGTGCGCGTGCTTCAGCTCTCCCTCGCCCGGCTTCCGGAGGGCACCCTCCAATGGGCCGAGGTGGTCGCCAATCTCGCCGCCGCCCAGTACTTCCGTGACGACGGCGACCGCATCGAACATTGGGAGTCCGCCCGCGATCTGCTCGCCCGCGCCACCGCCGCGGTGGACCGCCGCGCCCACGGCGAGTTCTGGGCCCGGGTGCAGACCAACTACGGGCTGGTGCTCGGCCAGCGTCCGGGCGGCGGTCCCGCCGATCTGACCGTTGGTATCGAACATATCCAGGCCGGCCTGGGCGAACGCTCCCCCGAACGCAACCGCGTCGACTGGGCCTACTCCCTGATCAACCTCGGGCTGCTCCTGTTCCGGCGCGGCGAACCGGGCGACCTGGAACAGGCCGAGCGGTGTTACCGGGACGCCCTCGGCCAACTGCGCCCGGAGGACGACCCCGTGCTGTGGTCGCAGCTCCAGTGCAACCTGGCCGACCTGCTGCTCGCACTCGCGCGCGATGCCGCCGACCCACGCGGCGCCCAAGCCGCGGCGACCGCCGTCGTCGCCTTCGACACCGCGCACCCAGGGCTCCTCGACATCAGCCGCGCCACCTGGCTCCTGGCCCGGACGGCCGATCTGCTCGACGGTCCGGGGAGCGCCGAGGGCCTACGGCTGCGGCGCACGGCGCTGGCCTCCGTACCGCCGCGTGTCTTTCCATTCCTGCATCTGTCCATCGCCCGGGAGGCCGTCGACGCGCTCGCCGCGGCCGAAGACTGGGGCGACGCGGCCGATGTGGCGTCGGGCATGCTGACCGCCGTCCACGCGCTCTACGACGCCCAGATCACCGCCGTCGGCCGCCGGGGGGTGCTCCTGCTGACGCGCGGAACCGCCCGCCAGGCCGCGTTCCTGCTGGCCCGCGCGGGGCGCCCGGAGCGTGCGGTGGAGGCGATCGAGCGGGGGCTCGCCCGCGAGTTGTCGGCGGTGGCCGGGCGGGACACGGTGGATCTGGCTGCGCTGGAGGGTGTCGATCCGCTGCTGGCCCGCCGGTACCGGGAGGCACGGGAGCGGTACCGGGTGGTGGTCGCCGGGGTCGAGGGGGCGGACGCTGAGCCGACCAGGGGGTTCGTCACCTCGGACGGTGGATTCGTCCCCTCGGCCGGAGGCTTCGTCGCCTCTATGGGCGCGCAGGCTGCAGCCGAGCGCGGTGTGCGCACCGTGGTCGAGGAGATCCAGGCGATCCCCGGCTTCGAGGGGTTTCTGCGGACGACCGAGGTAGCGGATGTCGTCCGGGCGGCGGCCGGGATGCCGCTCGCCTATCTGGTGAACTCGGTCTGGGGCAGCTGTGTCCTCGTGGTACCGCGGGACGCACGGACCGGGGTGCGCGCCGTGTTCGTCCCCGAGGTGACCAGCTCCTCGATCGTCCGGCTCCTGGCGCTGGACCTGGAAGCCCCGGAGGCGGGGCTGTTCCTGGTCCAGCAGGCCGGTGCGCTCAAGCGGCGACGTGAACTTCCGGGTGCGGTGGACCGGTTACGGGGACTCGCCCCGTTGCTGCGGCCCCTCGCCGGGCTGCTGGCGGAGGATCCGCGGCACGAGGTGGTGGTCGTACCGACCGGATTGCTGGGGCAGGTGCCGTTGCACGCCGTGCCGGTGGGCGAGGGTGGTGAATTGCTCGATGATCTGGGGACGTCAGCTCTCGCTCCGTCGGCCGGGGCGTACGCCGCCTCCCGGGTCGCCGCCGGTCGGCCGCCGTCGCCCGTGCCGCGGCTGGTCGCCGTCTCGGATCCCGACGGCTCACTGCCGGGCGCGCGCAGTGAACTGGCGGAGATCCGGGGGCTGTTCGAGGCAGGCGGGGAGGCCGTGTCCGCCGTGGGGGACGATGCCACGGTCGAGTGGTTGCTCGGGCACCTGGCGGAGGCATCATATCTGCATCTGTGCTGCCACGGGAGCGCGGAACTCATCGGGCAGGGCGGCACGTTGGCGCTCGCGGACGGCACTCTGGATCTGGGCGTACTCGCACGGCACCAACTCCCGTACTGCCGACTGGTGGTGGCGGGGGCCTGTCAGTCCGGGCGGTACGAGGTCATCGACGCGCCCGACGAGTTCGTCGGGCTGCCGGGCGGCTTCCTCCAGGCCGGTGCCGCCTGTGTGATCACCAGTCTGTGGCAGGTGAACGACCTGGCGACGGCGCTGCTGATGACCCGCCTGTACGAGCTGCTCGCCCCCGTCGGCGGTGCGCACGGTGAGCCTCCAGTGTCCGCGCTGCGCGCGGCGCGGACCTGGCTGCGGCGGCTGACCTGGTCCGGCCTCGCACGGTACACCGACGCCCACCCCCACCTCGCGGCCCTGGCCGGACGGTACGCCCGGCCCGAGCATCACGCCGACGAACGCCCCTTCGCCTCCCCCGTGCACTGGGCGGCGTTCACCGCGTGGGGGGTGTGA
- a CDS encoding NUDIX domain-containing protein, whose product MPPEEYAETVLKATAFACLLFTDEHDHPLQLRAVYSRTHPWQLPGGTMDPGERPWETALRECREETGIRFEGPVKLLASVFGQPGAEWPYATIGFVFDGGRLTTGQIQTLTLDPAEHDEVRVLPLAEWQALMPRRDFARLEAVLEARRTGAAAYFGSWDWGN is encoded by the coding sequence ATGCCACCTGAGGAATACGCCGAAACGGTCCTGAAGGCGACGGCGTTCGCATGCCTGCTCTTCACCGACGAGCACGACCACCCGTTGCAACTGAGGGCGGTGTACTCCCGTACGCATCCGTGGCAACTGCCCGGTGGAACGATGGATCCGGGTGAGCGCCCGTGGGAGACGGCCCTGCGGGAGTGCCGGGAGGAGACCGGGATCCGCTTCGAGGGTCCCGTGAAGCTCCTCGCGTCGGTGTTCGGCCAGCCAGGAGCGGAGTGGCCCTATGCCACGATCGGCTTCGTCTTCGACGGTGGCCGGCTCACCACCGGCCAGATCCAGACCCTCACCCTGGACCCGGCCGAACACGACGAGGTACGTGTGCTGCCACTGGCGGAATGGCAGGCGCTCATGCCACGACGGGACTTCGCCCGGCTGGAGGCGGTGTTGGAGGCCCGTCGCACCGGGGCCGCTGCATACTTCGGCTCATGGGACTGGGGAAACTAG
- a CDS encoding glycosyltransferase family 4 protein produces MDPIQPAPRRSLPDGRAQPQQRTPRVPVREAALRIAYLHPGSVPSVYANSVHAMRMCDAFAEAGHEVSLYTAPGTYTVDDAYAYYGVRHRFPVHTVPSPDYTPAGYRVRAERVRALLTHDAAPDLIYGHDLHGLTAAADVAPLVYESHRLRDDPNTLRIEHRLLQRDSLARIVVITHALARDYERAYGHLDTAPILVAPEGSDPPDASARPTAPPELPGRPDAPRIGYIGHLYEGRGIGLVLDLADRLPDLDFHLIGGTDEDRARWSSSRRPANAHFHGHRPPGAVSAYYPLFDVVLAPYQSKIYTADGHCETGRWASPMKLFEYMAYGRALVASDLPVLREILQDRVNCLLRPPAEPDAWADAVTELLADEALRRTLGEEARRQVLHQHTWRHRADRVLAGLGLPGTIHRSTVSRTSEFQPTPPR; encoded by the coding sequence GTGGACCCGATTCAGCCCGCACCACGCCGGTCGCTGCCCGACGGACGCGCCCAGCCCCAGCAGCGCACTCCTCGCGTGCCGGTCCGGGAGGCGGCCCTGCGCATCGCCTACCTGCACCCCGGGAGCGTTCCCTCGGTCTACGCCAACAGCGTCCACGCCATGCGCATGTGCGACGCATTCGCCGAAGCCGGTCACGAGGTCTCGCTCTACACCGCGCCCGGCACGTACACGGTCGACGACGCCTACGCCTACTACGGGGTCCGCCACCGCTTCCCCGTCCACACCGTCCCGAGCCCTGATTACACCCCGGCCGGATACCGGGTACGCGCCGAACGGGTGCGCGCCCTGCTGACCCATGACGCCGCCCCCGACCTGATCTACGGCCACGACCTGCACGGCCTCACCGCCGCCGCCGACGTCGCACCCCTCGTGTACGAGAGCCACCGCCTGCGGGACGATCCGAACACCCTGCGCATCGAACACCGCCTGCTCCAGCGGGATTCGCTCGCGCGGATCGTCGTCATCACCCACGCACTCGCGCGCGACTACGAGCGCGCCTACGGCCACCTGGACACCGCACCGATCCTCGTCGCACCGGAAGGCTCCGACCCACCGGACGCATCCGCCCGCCCAACGGCCCCGCCGGAGTTGCCGGGGCGCCCGGACGCACCCCGCATCGGCTACATCGGGCACCTCTACGAAGGGCGCGGCATCGGCCTCGTCCTGGACCTTGCGGACCGGCTCCCCGACCTCGACTTCCATCTGATCGGCGGTACCGACGAGGACCGCGCTCGCTGGAGCAGCTCCCGCCGCCCCGCCAACGCCCACTTCCACGGACACCGCCCACCGGGCGCCGTCAGCGCGTACTACCCGCTCTTCGACGTCGTTCTGGCCCCCTATCAGTCGAAGATCTACACCGCCGACGGCCATTGCGAGACCGGCCGCTGGGCCTCCCCGATGAAGCTCTTCGAGTACATGGCCTACGGCCGTGCCCTCGTCGCTTCCGATCTGCCCGTCCTGCGCGAGATCCTCCAGGACCGTGTCAACTGCCTTCTGCGTCCACCCGCCGAGCCGGACGCCTGGGCCGACGCCGTCACCGAACTCCTCGCCGACGAAGCCCTGCGACGGACGCTCGGTGAGGAAGCCCGGCGTCAAGTCCTCCACCAGCACACCTGGCGCCACCGGGCCGACCGGGTCCTCGCCGGACTCGGCCTCCCCGGCACAATCCATCGTTCCACCGTCAGCAGGACCTCAGAGTTTCAGCCAACTCCCCCGCGCTGA
- a CDS encoding DUF309 domain-containing protein, with protein sequence MNDMRDRDAEGRARSARPRDGLGRPLPYGAAGVERQPEGVVRSPAETVREAQRLLDAGMPFHAHEVFEDAWKAGPETERALWRGLAQLAVGLTHAARGNTAGGARLLRRGADGLTAYRESGPYGIDITGLTAWAEQLAGRLRGPVDAKACAPRLTRA encoded by the coding sequence ATGAACGACATGAGAGATCGCGACGCAGAGGGACGCGCGCGCAGTGCGCGGCCCCGGGACGGACTCGGGCGGCCTCTTCCCTATGGGGCCGCGGGTGTGGAGCGTCAGCCGGAAGGCGTGGTGCGCAGTCCGGCGGAGACCGTGCGGGAGGCCCAGCGGCTGCTCGACGCCGGGATGCCCTTCCACGCCCACGAGGTCTTCGAGGACGCCTGGAAGGCAGGGCCCGAGACGGAACGAGCACTGTGGCGGGGGCTCGCGCAGCTCGCCGTGGGGCTGACGCACGCCGCCCGCGGGAACACCGCAGGCGGGGCACGCCTGTTGCGCAGAGGTGCGGACGGACTCACTGCCTACCGGGAGAGCGGGCCGTACGGAATCGACATCACCGGGCTGACCGCCTGGGCGGAACAGCTCGCGGGACGGCTGCGCGGGCCGGTCGACGCCAAGGCCTGCGCGCCCCGGCTGACCCGCGCCTGA
- a CDS encoding NAD-dependent epimerase/dehydratase family protein produces the protein MKIVITGGAGFIGSNLAHALTLRPEVSEVRVVDDLSTGFKDNLAGLDVQFAEGSILDSSLLDRAFAGMDTIVHLAALPSVSRSVDDPLASHHANATGTLCVLEAARRAGGVQVIAASSSSVYGANPHLPKHEELRTAPLSPYAVSKLATEAYLGAFHHCYGLPVLPFRFFNVYGPRQPAGHSYAAVVPAWISAMTTGQPVLVHGDGHQTRDFTYVGTVCRVLTQAALRGVVSFDPVNLAFGTRTSLLELITELESVLGSPLAPRHLPPRPGDVRHSHADNTRLRSLFPEVEPVPLREGLERTAAWFRGQAR, from the coding sequence TTGAAGATCGTGATCACCGGGGGCGCCGGCTTCATCGGCAGCAACCTCGCACATGCCCTGACCCTGCGGCCGGAGGTGTCCGAAGTCCGGGTCGTGGACGACCTGTCCACCGGATTCAAGGACAACCTGGCCGGACTCGATGTGCAGTTCGCCGAGGGCAGCATCCTCGACAGCTCCCTCCTGGACCGGGCCTTCGCGGGCATGGACACGATCGTTCACCTGGCCGCCCTGCCGTCCGTGTCCCGGTCGGTGGACGATCCGCTCGCCAGCCACCACGCCAACGCCACGGGCACGCTCTGTGTCCTGGAGGCCGCCCGGCGGGCCGGCGGGGTGCAGGTGATCGCGGCCTCCTCGTCCTCCGTCTACGGGGCGAATCCGCACCTCCCCAAGCACGAGGAGCTGCGCACGGCCCCGCTCAGCCCGTACGCCGTGAGCAAGCTGGCGACCGAGGCCTATCTGGGTGCCTTCCACCACTGTTACGGCCTGCCGGTCCTGCCGTTCCGCTTCTTCAACGTGTACGGGCCCCGGCAGCCCGCCGGGCATTCCTACGCCGCCGTGGTGCCCGCCTGGATCAGTGCGATGACCACCGGGCAACCGGTGCTGGTGCACGGCGACGGCCACCAGACCCGCGATTTCACCTACGTCGGAACCGTCTGCCGGGTGCTCACCCAGGCGGCTCTGCGCGGCGTCGTCTCCTTCGATCCGGTGAACCTCGCCTTCGGCACCCGCACCTCTCTCCTGGAACTGATCACGGAACTGGAGTCGGTCCTGGGATCGCCCCTCGCCCCCCGGCACCTCCCGCCCCGCCCCGGCGACGTACGGCATTCCCACGCGGACAACACCCGCCTGCGCTCCCTCTTCCCCGAGGTCGAGCCGGTCCCGCTGCGCGAAGGCCTGGAGCGGACCGCCGCATGGTTCCGCGGCCAGGCGCGGTGA
- a CDS encoding glycosyltransferase family 4 protein: MRIAYLHGGSIPSFFANGVHVMRMCDAFAAAGHDVTLYSMPSAYSTEDPYTYYGVRHHFPIRLVPAPDFTPDGYRHRAADIRALVTDGPPPDLVYGRDPYALTALADLAPFVYEVHQLRQDLSPAGTEEELLGMPRLARVVVITHALAHDLAEKYERLGTLPMLVAPDCADPPDPADPTNAPQLPGRPDVPRVGYVGHLYDGRGIGLVLDLAERFPGVDFHLVGGTDEDRARWEKACRSPQVYFHGHLPPSELPSHYPLFDVVLAPYESKVYTWGRLDETGRWASPMKVFEYMSHGLPMIASDLPVLREVLQDRVNCLLRPPGDPAAWAEALGELLADEALRRRLGDEARRQVLDRYTWRRRAEIVLAGLDRTGTVGRTSAFGRTGTEGSERPA; the protein is encoded by the coding sequence ATGCGCATCGCGTACCTGCACGGCGGCAGCATCCCGTCCTTCTTCGCCAACGGCGTCCACGTCATGCGCATGTGCGACGCCTTCGCCGCCGCCGGGCACGACGTCACCCTCTACTCCATGCCCTCCGCCTACTCCACCGAGGATCCGTACACCTACTACGGCGTCCGTCACCACTTCCCGATCCGTCTCGTCCCCGCCCCGGACTTCACACCGGACGGGTACCGGCACCGTGCGGCGGACATCCGCGCCCTGGTGACCGACGGCCCTCCCCCGGACCTCGTCTACGGACGCGACCCGTACGCGCTCACCGCCCTGGCCGATCTGGCGCCCTTCGTCTACGAGGTCCACCAGCTGCGCCAGGATCTGTCCCCGGCCGGGACCGAGGAAGAGCTCCTCGGGATGCCCCGGCTGGCCCGCGTCGTCGTGATCACCCACGCGCTCGCACACGATCTGGCGGAGAAGTACGAGCGGCTGGGTACCCTGCCGATGCTGGTCGCACCCGACTGCGCGGATCCGCCCGACCCCGCCGACCCGACGAACGCACCGCAGCTGCCGGGCCGCCCGGACGTCCCGCGGGTGGGCTACGTCGGTCATCTCTACGACGGGCGCGGCATCGGCCTCGTCCTCGATCTCGCGGAGCGCTTCCCCGGGGTCGACTTCCATCTCGTCGGCGGCACCGACGAGGACCGTGCCCGCTGGGAGAAGGCCTGCCGGTCCCCTCAGGTGTACTTCCACGGGCACCTGCCACCGTCCGAACTCCCTTCCCACTACCCCCTCTTCGACGTCGTCCTCGCCCCGTACGAGAGCAAGGTCTACACCTGGGGCAGACTCGACGAGACCGGACGCTGGGCCTCCCCCATGAAGGTGTTCGAGTACATGTCCCACGGCCTTCCGATGATCGCCTCCGACCTTCCGGTCCTGCGTGAGGTCCTCCAGGACCGGGTCAACTGCCTGTTGCGCCCACCCGGGGATCCGGCCGCCTGGGCCGAGGCCCTGGGCGAACTGCTCGCCGACGAGGCGTTGCGGCGCAGGCTCGGTGACGAGGCCCGGCGGCAGGTCCTCGACCGGTACACCTGGCGCCGCCGGGCCGAGATCGTCCTCGCCGGTCTCGACCGTACGGGCACGGTCGGCCGTACAAGCGCTTTCGGCCGTACGGGCACCGAGGGAAGCGAGCGCCCGGCGTGA
- a CDS encoding N,N-dimethylformamidase beta subunit family domain-containing protein, with translation MTAAFPAGPVVDGYPARPSVRAGQVLRFHVSTRADRFRADFYRCGARPRLMGSTGGPGRYAPPGRHDEDWRWPGHDFTVPGEWPSGVYIAVLGPGTAAPPDPPPAGAEDLDARHSRMLFVVTAREPARTSRVLYKVPVFTYHAYNRSGGASLYGALPYDEAYRTVTLRRPGGGIGGPVKGRPDAHDPRTPRQTFAHWDAPFLSWLETSGFTADYCTDLDLDEDPHLTHPYRLLLSAGHDEYWSTRTRRHVTAFRDRGGNMAVFGANTCWWRVTPAADGTAIRCAKYPPGVPQGADTDLMRGVPDHWWETEPENSLIGVSYRNGGGHWDGPREPLGFTVQHTGHPVFAGTGLRDGDILGEEHALVGYECDGAAHRRDAHGQAVATGTDGTPADFTILGVADLPTAPGSGWNAAVRENDDPGRAATFGLCTRGGTVFNAATTDWARLLTLDARIRAMTRNVIALLS, from the coding sequence GTGACGGCGGCGTTCCCCGCCGGGCCGGTCGTGGACGGATATCCCGCCCGGCCGAGTGTGCGTGCGGGGCAGGTCCTGCGGTTCCACGTCTCGACCCGCGCGGACCGGTTCCGGGCCGACTTCTACCGCTGCGGAGCCCGCCCACGCCTCATGGGCAGCACCGGGGGCCCCGGCAGGTACGCGCCCCCGGGCCGCCACGACGAGGACTGGCGCTGGCCCGGCCACGACTTCACGGTTCCCGGCGAGTGGCCCTCGGGCGTGTACATCGCCGTGCTCGGCCCCGGTACCGCCGCGCCGCCGGACCCGCCACCGGCCGGCGCCGAGGACCTCGACGCGCGGCACTCCCGGATGCTCTTCGTGGTGACGGCCCGCGAACCCGCCCGGACCTCACGCGTCCTGTACAAGGTGCCCGTCTTCACGTACCACGCGTACAACAGGAGCGGTGGAGCGAGTCTGTACGGCGCGCTTCCGTACGACGAGGCGTACCGCACCGTCACCCTGCGGCGCCCCGGCGGCGGAATCGGCGGCCCGGTGAAGGGCCGGCCGGACGCCCACGATCCGCGAACACCCCGCCAGACCTTCGCCCATTGGGACGCTCCCTTCCTCTCCTGGCTGGAGACATCGGGGTTCACCGCCGACTACTGCACCGACCTCGACCTCGATGAGGACCCTCATCTCACCCACCCGTACCGGCTGTTGCTCTCCGCCGGACACGACGAGTACTGGAGTACCCGCACCCGACGGCACGTCACCGCCTTCCGCGACCGGGGCGGCAACATGGCCGTCTTCGGGGCCAACACCTGCTGGTGGCGGGTCACCCCGGCCGCTGACGGCACGGCCATCAGATGTGCCAAGTACCCGCCGGGAGTTCCGCAGGGCGCCGACACCGACCTGATGCGGGGTGTTCCCGATCACTGGTGGGAGACCGAACCGGAGAACTCCCTCATCGGCGTCAGCTACCGCAACGGCGGCGGCCACTGGGACGGCCCGCGCGAGCCGCTGGGCTTCACCGTCCAGCACACCGGACATCCGGTCTTCGCGGGCACCGGGCTGCGTGACGGCGACATCCTCGGCGAGGAACACGCCCTCGTGGGCTACGAGTGCGACGGAGCCGCCCACCGGCGCGACGCCCACGGGCAGGCCGTCGCGACGGGCACCGACGGCACGCCCGCCGACTTCACGATTCTGGGCGTGGCCGATCTCCCCACGGCCCCGGGCTCCGGCTGGAACGCCGCCGTCCGGGAGAACGACGACCCGGGCCGGGCCGCCACCTTCGGCCTCTGCACCAGGGGCGGCACCGTCTTCAACGCGGCCACCACCGACTGGGCGCGGCTGCTGACCCTGGACGCCCGGATACGTGCCATGACCCGCAATGTGATCGCTCTGCTCTCCTGA